The following proteins come from a genomic window of Panthera leo isolate Ple1 chromosome E2, P.leo_Ple1_pat1.1, whole genome shotgun sequence:
- the LOC122209211 gene encoding CENPB DNA-binding domain-containing protein 1, whose product MPGKRSLNASAIPSAKRERKAITLDIKLEVLRRFEVGEKLSQIAKALGLAVSTVATIRDNKEKIKANSQIATPLRASRLTRHRSAVMETMERLLHVWLEDQSQRNVPLSVTVIQEKAKSLFDDLQRERGASSPTEKFTASKGWFVRFKERHCLPHFKINSTAPGNKDIYPEALRSIIEEGEYTPQQVFNVDETGLYWKRMPEGTFISVEEKAEPGFKSSRDRLMLLLGGNAAGDFKLKPLLVYHLENPKALKGYSKPNLPVIWRSNKKAWATRSIFQEWFTYFFCPAVERYCAQNNLTHKALLILDNAPCHPVNLSDLSDNVRVEYLHDSTADSIQPVGQGIASAFKAHYVRRTFEHILEATDGEDTATIREFWRNYSIMDAVDNIALAWEALRPATMNSVWKKIWPECVRFQSVSQADNIAQLQQNIVSLAKNVAFEEVVEADVDQLLRSHEEDLSNKELMQLEQEPAEEESEDAPPALRQLTTGRLSAAFSHFEAGLQVLTSDGPNDDWKLKVSGAINDAINCYRELYNEKKRRSKQLS is encoded by the coding sequence ATGCCTGGGAAAAGGTCCCTAAATGCATCGGCCATCCCAAGTGCCAAAAGGGAACGGAAAGCAATTACCCTCGACATAAAATTGGAAGTGTTAAGACGATTTGAAGTTGGTGAAAAGCTCAGCCAAATTGCGAAGGCCTTGGGCCTTGCTGTTTCTACAGTGGCTACAATCCGagataataaggaaaaaattaaagcgAATTCGCAAATAGCTACTCCTTTGAGAGCCTCCCGGTTGACTCGGCATCGAAGTGCAGTCATGGAGACCATGGAGCGCCTGCTGCATGTGTGGCTTGAAGACCAGAGCCAGCGAAATGTGCCCCTGAGTGTCACAGTTATTCAGGAGAAGGCTAAGAGTTTGTTTGATGACTTACAGCGTGAAAGAGGTGCAAGCTCTCCAACAGAAAAGTTTACTGCAAGTAAAGGGTGGTTTGTGAGATTCAAGGAGCGCCACTGTTTGCCCCACTTCAAGATAAACAGCACGGCTCCTGGAAACAAGGACATATATCCAGAAGCGCTAAGAAGCATCATTGAAGAAGGTGAGTATACCCCCCAGCAGGTTTTTAACGTAGATGAGACGGGGCTTTATTGGAAGAGAATGCCTGAAGGAACGTTCATTTCTGTGGAAGAGAAAGCTGAGCCAGGCTTTAAATCATCCAGAGATCGCTTGATGCTGCTTCTTGGTGGCAATGCAGCTGgggactttaagttgaagccctTATTGGTGTACCACTTGGAAAACCCCAAGGCTCTGAAAGGATACTCCAAGCCCAATTTGCCTGTAATTTGGCGCTCAAACAAAAAGGCCTGGGCAACCAGGAGCATCTTTCAGGAATGGTTCACATACTTTTTTTGCCCAGCCGTTGAAAGATACTGTGCCCAGAATAATCTCACCCACAAAGCGTTGCTCATCCTAGACAATGCCCCATGCCACCCGGTAAATTTGAGTGATCTGTCTGATAATGTAAGAGTGGAATATCTTCATGACAGTACAGCTGACTCCATCCAGCCCGTGGGTCAAGGCATAGCCTCCGCCTTCAAAGCTCATTACGTGAGAAGAACTTTTGAGCACATCCTAGAAGCAACAGATGGGGAGGATACAGCTACGATCAGGGAGTTCTGGAGAAACTACAGCATCATGGATGCTGTAGACAACATTGCACTAGCTTGGGAGGCGCTGAGACCGGCAACGATGAACAGCGTGTGGAAGAAGATCTGGCCTGAGTGTGTTCGGTTCCAGAGCGTTTCCCAAGCAGATAACATTGCACAACTTCAACAAAACATTGTGAGCCTTGCCAAGAATGTGGCTTTCGAAGAGGTTGTAGAAGCCGACGTGGACCAGTTGCTGAGGTCCCACGAGGAGGATCTCTCGAACAAGGAACTGATGCAGCTAGAGCAGGAGCCTGCAGAAGAGGAGAGTGAAGATGCCCCACCTGCCCTGCGTCAGCTAACCACAGGAAGACTCTCAGCAGCCTTCTCACACTTCGAGGCAGGCCTACAGGTCCTTACAAGTGACGGCCCTAATGATGATTGGAAACTGAAAGTTTCGGGAGCAATCAATGATGCGATCAACTGCTACAGGGAATTGTACAATGAGAAAAAGCGGCGCTCAAAGCAACTATCTTAG